The region CGCGTCGGGGCGCATCCGCGCGACCACGTCCGTGGAACGGACCGAGGAGGGCCGGCTGCACAACTCCCTGCGGGTGCGCCGGTACACCGAGGAGGGGGAGATCGCCGCGATCGTCGACACGCTCGCCCCCGACGGGCTGCACATCGAGCGGTGGCTGCCGAAGGCGTCGCTCGACGGCCGGTCGGCCGATCTGCGCATCGTGGTCGTGGGCGGCCGGGCCACCCACGCCGTGGTCCGCACGAGCCGTTCCCCACTGACCAACCTGCATCTCGGCGGCGCGCGCGGCGACCTGGCGGCGGTACGGGCGCTCGCCGGTGACCGCTGGGCCGCCGCACTCGAAACGAGTGAGCGGGCCGCGGCCTGCTTCCCCGGCACGCTGTGCGTCGGTGTCGATCTGCTGCCGGCCATCGGCTGGCGCCGCTTCGCCGTCGGGGAGGTCAACGCGTTCGGTGACCTGCTCCCCCGCCTCACCGGCCTCCCCGGCAGCGGGGCGGAGGGCCTGGACACATACGCCGCGCAGGTCGCCGCGGCGACATCGTTCACCCCCGGCCACTCACCCTGTTCACCCGTTCCACCGCACGAGCTTCCGAGGACCGCACATGCCACCGCCTGAGCCCCTTCCCGCCCCGGCCGCCGGGCCGGACATGAACCAGGTGGTGGGCCGCGACGACCTGTTGCTGCTCACCCTCGACACCCTCCGCCACGACGTGGCCGTCGAACTCGCCGCCGCCGGACGGCTGCCCAACCTGACCGCGCGTCTGCCGGGCGGCACCTGGGAGAAGCGGCACGCGCCCGGGAGTTTCACCTACGCCTCCCACCAGGCGATGTTCGCGGGTTTCCTGCCCACACCGGCGGCGCCGGGGCCACATCCGCGGCTGTTCGCGGCCCGGTTCGCGGGCAGCGAGACGACAGCGGACGGCACGTACGTCTTCGACACCCCGGACCTCGTGTCCGGTCTGGCCTCGCACGGTTACCGCACAGTCTGCATCGGCGGCGTCGGCTTCTTCAACAAGCAGGGCGCCCTGGGCGACGTACTGCCCGGGTTCTTCCAGGAGAGCCACTGGGAGCCGGAGTTCTCGGTGGCCTCCCCGACCTCCTTCGAGGCGCAGGTGGCCCGCGCCGAGCAGACGGTGTCCGAACTGCCGCCCGAGCAGCGGCTGTTCCTCTTCCTGAACGTCTCCGCGCTGCACCAGCCGAACTGGTTCCACCTGCCCGGCGCGACCCGCGAGGCGGGCGACAGCCGGCTCACCCATGCCGCCGCGCTGGAGTACGTCGACCGTCATGTCGGGCGGCTGTTCGCGGCGATGAGTTCACGCCGCCGCTGTTTCGCCATCGTCTGCTCCGACCATGGCACCGCCTACGGGGACGACGGTCACACCGGCCACCGCCTCGGTCACGAGTCCGTGTGGACCGTGCCCTACGGCCAATTCTTCCTGGAGCCGTCCGTATGAGCCCGACCATCACCTCGACGGACACCGTGACGGACACCGCCGCCCACCCGCCGCGGCCGTACCAGAGTTATACGTACGCGTACCCGCACAAGACCGCCTACCGGCCGCTCACCGCCGGGCCCCGGCTCGCGGACCTGTGGGCCGGGGAGTCCCGTCAGTCGTTGTCGCTGTACCTGCACATCCCGTTCTGCGAGGTCCGCTGCGGCTTCTGCAACCTGTTCACCCGGATCGGGGCGCCCGACGGTCTGACGGGCCGCTACCTGGACGCCGTGCGGCGCCAGGCCGCCGCCGTGCGCGAGGCGCTGGGTGACGCGCAGACGCCGCGGTTCGCCAACGCCGCGTTCGGCGGCGGCACTCCGACCTTTCTGGAGGCGGCGGAGCTGGAGCGGCTGTGCGACATCGCCGAGCAGGAGATGGGCGTGGACCTGCGGGCCGTCCCCCTGTCCGTGGAGGCGTCACCGTCCACGGCCACCGCCGACCGGCTGGCCGTACTGGCCGAGCGGGGCGCCACCCGTCTCAGCCTCGGTGTGCAGAGCTTCGTCGAGGAGGAGGCGCGGGCCGCCGTACGCCCGCAGCACAGGTCCGACGTGGAGGCGGCCCTGACCCGCATCCGCGAGGCCGCCGTGCCCGTCCTCAACATCGATCTGATCTACGGCATCGACGGGCAGACGGCAGCCAGTTGGCGCTACTCCCTCGACGCGGCCCTCGCCTGGCACCCGGAGGAGATCTACCTCTACCCCCTCTACATCCGTCCGCTGACCGGCCTCGGCCGCCACAGCGACCCAGGGGCGGCCGACCGGGAATGGGACGAGCGACGGCTGCGCCGCTACCGGGAGGGCCGCGACCATCTCCTCTCGCACGGCTACGAGCAGGTGTCGATGCGCATGTTCCGGCGCTCGGACGCGCCGCCGCAGGGTCCGGACGACTACGCCTGCCAGACCGACGGCATGATCGGCCTGGGCTGCGGTGCCCGCTCGTACACCTCCCGGCTGCACTACTCCTTCGACTACGCGGTCTCGATGCGGGAGATACGCGGCATCATCGACGACTACACCGCCACCGAGGACTTCTCCCGCGCGCTGCACGGCAGATGGGTCGACGAGGACGAGGCACGACGCCGTCATCTGCTGCAGTCCCTCCTCCAGGCCGAGGGCATGCCCCTCGCCGAGTACCGGCTCCGCTTCGGCTCGCAGCCGTACGACGACTTCCCCGCCGAGCTGGACACCCTCGCCGCGCGCGGCTGGCTCGACGACGACCGGACGCATCAACTGCGTCTGTCCGCCGAGGGGCTGGCCCACTCGGACGCCATCGGCCCGGAGTTCTTCTCGCCGGACGTGCGCGACGCCATGGCCGCCTACGAGACGAAGTGAGAGGCGCCCGGTGGATCTGACGCTGCTGTACCGCGGGCCGCTCGCCTCCTGCGACTACGACTGCCCCTACTGCCCGTTCGCGAAGCGCCGTGACAGCACCGCGCAACTGCGCGCCGACCGCGCGGCACTGGAGCGCTTCACCGCGTGGGCGCGCGAGCAGCGGGGAGACGAGCTGTCGGTGCTCTTCACCCCGTGGGGCGAGGGACTGGTCCGCTCCTGGTACCGGCGCGCTCTGGTCGAACTCTCCCACCAGCCGCACATACGCCGGGTCGCCATCCAGACCAACCTGAGCTGCCGCACCGACTGGCTCGCGGACGCGGACCGCGACACCGTCGCCCTGTGGTGCACCTACCATCCCGGGCAGACGCCCTACGAGCGGTTCCTGGCCAGGACGTACGAGCTGTCCGCGCTCGGAGTCCGTTTCAGCGTCGGCATCGTCGGCGTACCGGACCATCTGGAGCACGCACGCCGACTACGCGCGGAGCTGCCGGACCAGGTCTATCTGTGGGTGAACGCGGCCGAGGGGCACACCTACACCGACGTGCAGGCCGGTGAGTGGACCGCGCTGGACCCGCTCTTCCCGTTCAGCCGCCATCCGCACCGCTCGGCGGGCCTGCCGTGCCGCACCGGGGAGTCGGTGCTCTCGGTGGACGGCGAGGGCACGGTGCGCCGCTGCCATTTCGTCCGCGCGGAACTCGGGAACCTGTACGACGGCTCCTACCGTGGCGCGCTCGGCCCACGGGCCTGTCCCTCGGGGGTGTGCGACTGCCACATCGGATACGTGCACCTGGAGACACTGCCGTTGTACGACGTGTTCGCGGGCGGCGTCCTTGAACGCGTCCCGAGGGCCCTGCCCGACCGGCCGCTTCTGCCGCTGGTCCCGGTGGAACGAACTGGCGTCGAGGCGGCTGCCGTGGCAGGGTCGCCAGAATCGTGAACGTGTGAACGTGCAGTTGGTGAGAGGAAGTTCGTGGACACGCAGACCTGGGACGCCCTGGCCGCATCGATGAGGAACGCGTACATCGCGGGGCCGGGCGAAGGGGAGCTGCCCCGCCCGGTCATCATGCCGCTGGTCCGCGGTGAGCTGGTCGGCCTGATCTGGCTGCGTCCCGTCGAGACCGGCAAGGACGCGCTCACCGGCATCGCCCAGCTGTCGAACATCGCGGCGGCGGCCGGGGCCGACGAGGTCGTCCTCGCCTGGGAGACCCAGGACGTCGCCGCCACCTGCGAGTTGCCGGTCACCGGCCCGTCGCCGTGCCTGAACCTGGTGCACGCCACGAAGGACGGCCACACCCTGCACCGGTTCCCCTACGCCGAGCCGTCCCCCACCGACTCCCCCGACGGCCCGGCCGCAGCCGACCTGGCGTGGCTCCCCGTACCCGAACCCCAGCCGGGCGGCGAACTGATCCCCCCGGTCCGGGCCGCGGTCGACTACTCCTTCATCCCGCTCGACATCGACCACCCCTCGCCCTTCGGGGTCACCGTCGTCCTGATGGAGGAGGACGGCTACAGCGTGCGCCTGACCGAGGCGTTCGCCCTCTGACGACCGGTTGAGCAGCGCCTGGCGCTCCAGGCAGGCTTCGGCCCGCTCTCAGCTCCGCGTCAGCGGCCCTTGCGGACTCGGGCGGCCGCTCGGGCTTCGGCCGTCTTGCGGGCCTCGGCGGCTTTGCGGGACTCCTTGGCGGGGCGGCCCGGGCGGGTGCCCATGCCGCGGAAGGGCGCGTTCCCGGTGTGCGTCTTCGTCTCGGTCGGCGGGCGCTTCGCGCCGGTGATGGCGGTCAGCTTCTCCTCGCCGGAGCGCACCTGTGCGACCATCGGGCGAATCCCGGCGTCGGACATCATCCGGTTCACGTCGCGCCGCTGGTTGGGGGTCACCAGGGTGACCACCTTGCCGGACTCCCCCGCGCGAGCCGTACGCCCGCCACGGTGCAGATAGTCCTTGGCGTCGGCCGGCGGGTCGACGTTGACGACGAGGTCGAGGGCCTCGATGTGAATGCCCCGCGCGGCGACGTTGGTGGCCACCAGTACGGTGATCTCCCCGTCCTTGAACTGACCGAGCGTGTGCGTGCGCTGCGGCTGCGACTTCCCGCTGTGCAGGGCGCCGGCCCGTACCCCGCTGGCCCGCAGATGACGGGTGAACTGGTCCACGCCGGTCTTGGTGTCCAGGAACATCAGCACCCGGCCGTCCCGCGCGGCGATCTCGGTCGCGGTCGCGTACTTGTCGGCGGCGTGGATGTTCAGGACATGGTGTTCCATCGTGGCGACCGAGCTCGCCAGCCGGTCGACCGTGGCGAGCACCGGGTCGTGCAGGTGGTCGCGCACCAGCTGGTCGACGTTGCGGTCGAGCGTCGCCGAGAACAGCAGCCGCTGTCCGTCGGAGGGGAGCTGGTCCATGATCTCCGACACCTGGGGCAGAAACCCCAGGTCGCACATCTGGTCCGCCTCGTCGAGCACCGTGATCCGCACGTGGTTGAGGACGCAGTCCCGGCGCGACACCAGGTCGGTCAGCCGCCCCGGGGTCGCGATGACCACCTCGGCGCCGGCCCGCAGCTCGGCCTGCTGCCGGTTGATCGACAGGCCTCCGACCACTGTCGCCAGTCGTACGTTCAGGGTCCGCGCGTACGGCGTCAGCGCGTCGCCCACCTGCTGCGCGAGTTCCCGGGTGGGCACCAGCACCAGTGCGAGCGGGCGCTTGGACTCGGCGCGCCGGCCCGCCGTACGGACGAGCAGCGCGAGCCCGAAGGCGAGCGTCTTGCCGGAGCCGGTTCGTGCCCGGCCGAGGACGTCACGGCCGGCCAGCGCGTTCGGCAGGGTCGCCGCCTGGATCGGGAAGGGCTCCGTCACCCCGAGGCCTGCCATCGTCTCCGTGAGCTCCGGCGGCAGCCCGAGCGCGTCGAAGGACACGGCCGGCGGCAGGCCGGGGGTCACCGTCCGCGGGGTGGTGAGCTCACCCTGCGGCGCGTTGTGAGCCGACGGTTTGGCGTTCATGAGGAGCCTTCCTGGTCTGACGC is a window of Streptomyces sp. B21-083 DNA encoding:
- a CDS encoding STM4014 family protein, with translation MRYTGAGSVSPRWVVVANGDNRRVSLFGAATQAAGHGTPRVVEWRDVLREGGHDFADDELVRLDSPGESAEVDALLRDVDDPTRVEGSARWYGRFLEGVASLRGGRRVDDPVELAVMFDKRLCHDRLVRAGVPVPLSPTSGGVAPVRDWADVRARMQEAVLRRVFVKLAHGSSASGVLAIETTASGRIRATTSVERTEEGRLHNSLRVRRYTEEGEIAAIVDTLAPDGLHIERWLPKASLDGRSADLRIVVVGGRATHAVVRTSRSPLTNLHLGGARGDLAAVRALAGDRWAAALETSERAAACFPGTLCVGVDLLPAIGWRRFAVGEVNAFGDLLPRLTGLPGSGAEGLDTYAAQVAAATSFTPGHSPCSPVPPHELPRTAHATA
- a CDS encoding STM4013/SEN3800 family hydrolase, whose product is MNQVVGRDDLLLLTLDTLRHDVAVELAAAGRLPNLTARLPGGTWEKRHAPGSFTYASHQAMFAGFLPTPAAPGPHPRLFAARFAGSETTADGTYVFDTPDLVSGLASHGYRTVCIGGVGFFNKQGALGDVLPGFFQESHWEPEFSVASPTSFEAQVARAEQTVSELPPEQRLFLFLNVSALHQPNWFHLPGATREAGDSRLTHAAALEYVDRHVGRLFAAMSSRRRCFAIVCSDHGTAYGDDGHTGHRLGHESVWTVPYGQFFLEPSV
- a CDS encoding STM4012 family radical SAM protein → MSPTITSTDTVTDTAAHPPRPYQSYTYAYPHKTAYRPLTAGPRLADLWAGESRQSLSLYLHIPFCEVRCGFCNLFTRIGAPDGLTGRYLDAVRRQAAAVREALGDAQTPRFANAAFGGGTPTFLEAAELERLCDIAEQEMGVDLRAVPLSVEASPSTATADRLAVLAERGATRLSLGVQSFVEEEARAAVRPQHRSDVEAALTRIREAAVPVLNIDLIYGIDGQTAASWRYSLDAALAWHPEEIYLYPLYIRPLTGLGRHSDPGAADREWDERRLRRYREGRDHLLSHGYEQVSMRMFRRSDAPPQGPDDYACQTDGMIGLGCGARSYTSRLHYSFDYAVSMREIRGIIDDYTATEDFSRALHGRWVDEDEARRRHLLQSLLQAEGMPLAEYRLRFGSQPYDDFPAELDTLAARGWLDDDRTHQLRLSAEGLAHSDAIGPEFFSPDVRDAMAAYETK
- a CDS encoding STM4011 family radical SAM protein, which encodes MDLTLLYRGPLASCDYDCPYCPFAKRRDSTAQLRADRAALERFTAWAREQRGDELSVLFTPWGEGLVRSWYRRALVELSHQPHIRRVAIQTNLSCRTDWLADADRDTVALWCTYHPGQTPYERFLARTYELSALGVRFSVGIVGVPDHLEHARRLRAELPDQVYLWVNAAEGHTYTDVQAGEWTALDPLFPFSRHPHRSAGLPCRTGESVLSVDGEGTVRRCHFVRAELGNLYDGSYRGALGPRACPSGVCDCHIGYVHLETLPLYDVFAGGVLERVPRALPDRPLLPLVPVERTGVEAAAVAGSPES
- a CDS encoding DEAD/DEAH box helicase; protein product: MNAKPSAHNAPQGELTTPRTVTPGLPPAVSFDALGLPPELTETMAGLGVTEPFPIQAATLPNALAGRDVLGRARTGSGKTLAFGLALLVRTAGRRAESKRPLALVLVPTRELAQQVGDALTPYARTLNVRLATVVGGLSINRQQAELRAGAEVVIATPGRLTDLVSRRDCVLNHVRITVLDEADQMCDLGFLPQVSEIMDQLPSDGQRLLFSATLDRNVDQLVRDHLHDPVLATVDRLASSVATMEHHVLNIHAADKYATATEIAARDGRVLMFLDTKTGVDQFTRHLRASGVRAGALHSGKSQPQRTHTLGQFKDGEITVLVATNVAARGIHIEALDLVVNVDPPADAKDYLHRGGRTARAGESGKVVTLVTPNQRRDVNRMMSDAGIRPMVAQVRSGEEKLTAITGAKRPPTETKTHTGNAPFRGMGTRPGRPAKESRKAAEARKTAEARAAARVRKGR